The following are encoded together in the Kutzneria kofuensis genome:
- a CDS encoding MbtH family protein encodes MRDDIDYQVLVNDEEQYSLWPLANEVPAGWRPTGFQGGKQECMDHVDQVWTDMRPRSLREWMAANQ; translated from the coding sequence ATGCGCGACGACATCGACTACCAGGTGCTGGTCAACGACGAGGAGCAGTACTCGTTGTGGCCGCTGGCCAACGAGGTGCCGGCCGGCTGGCGGCCGACCGGTTTCCAGGGCGGCAAGCAGGAGTGCATGGACCACGTCGACCAGGTGTGGACGGACATGCGGCCGCGCAGCCTGCGGGAGTGGATGGCCGCCAACCAGTAG
- a CDS encoding serine hydrolase domain-containing protein, whose amino-acid sequence MTSTVRSAVDRTTLEGALTDLLARHDVPAAQLSVHTGGETITVGVDGKYPIGSITKPFTATLAMLLVADGDLDLEDRLGEHLGDLGPRVGRLTVRQLLSHTSGLPAALGGETSSTRQYLRACRDAELVLRPGLGFSYSNVGYVLLSRLVEEITGMDWWEAVDALLLTPLGIEPAFTVEPGGKRSVHTFMSGHAGRGIPVDQTLQEVEAGAGALALSAEDLVTFGLMHVTGDGPLSPQLLRTMRRQVPGVVPFGLANGWGLGLAVFDGWVGHDGTADGTSCHLRIDPAGGQVVALTTNAVSGAALWVDLVERLRGLGLDVADYDLSHRPDEMPMPAGLTGSYANGDMEYFVDAGDGVLRVGGELYPELTVHADWAFSVLEPESGRRVLGGRFLRDPSTGVINGLQTGGRVAARR is encoded by the coding sequence GTGACCTCGACGGTCCGGTCCGCTGTGGACAGAACAACCCTGGAAGGAGCCCTGACCGACCTGCTGGCCCGGCACGACGTGCCGGCGGCGCAGCTGTCCGTGCACACCGGCGGCGAGACGATCACCGTCGGCGTCGACGGCAAGTATCCGATCGGCTCGATCACCAAGCCGTTCACCGCGACGCTGGCGATGCTGCTGGTCGCGGACGGCGACCTCGACCTGGAGGACCGGCTCGGCGAGCACCTGGGGGACCTGGGGCCCAGGGTCGGCCGGCTGACCGTGCGGCAGCTGCTCAGCCACACCAGCGGCCTGCCGGCCGCGCTGGGCGGCGAGACCTCCTCGACGCGCCAGTACCTGCGGGCCTGCCGGGACGCGGAACTGGTGCTGCGCCCCGGACTCGGCTTCTCGTACTCGAACGTCGGCTACGTGCTGCTGTCCCGGCTGGTGGAGGAGATCACCGGCATGGACTGGTGGGAGGCCGTCGACGCGCTGCTGCTCACGCCGCTGGGCATCGAGCCGGCGTTCACGGTCGAGCCCGGCGGCAAGCGGTCGGTGCACACCTTCATGTCGGGACACGCGGGTCGCGGCATCCCCGTCGACCAGACGCTGCAGGAAGTCGAGGCCGGCGCCGGCGCGTTGGCGCTGAGCGCCGAGGACCTCGTGACCTTCGGGCTGATGCACGTCACCGGCGACGGCCCGCTGTCGCCGCAGCTGCTGCGCACGATGCGCCGGCAGGTGCCGGGCGTCGTCCCGTTCGGGCTGGCCAACGGCTGGGGCCTGGGCCTCGCGGTGTTCGACGGCTGGGTCGGCCACGACGGCACCGCCGACGGCACGTCCTGCCACCTGCGCATCGATCCCGCCGGCGGGCAGGTCGTCGCGCTCACCACCAACGCGGTTTCCGGTGCGGCGCTGTGGGTGGATCTTGTCGAGCGGCTTCGCGGGCTCGGCCTCGACGTCGCCGACTACGACCTGTCGCACCGGCCCGACGAGATGCCGATGCCGGCCGGGCTGACCGGCAGCTACGCCAACGGCGACATGGAGTACTTCGTCGACGCCGGCGACGGCGTGCTGCGCGTCGGCGGCGAGCTGTACCCGGAGCTGACGGTGCACGCCGACTGGGCGTTCTCGGTGCTGGAGCCCGAATCCGGCCGGCGCGTGCTCGGCGGCCGGTTCCTGCGCGACCCGTCCACCGGCGTGATCAACGGCCTGCAGACCGGCGGCCGCGTCGCCGCCCGCCGCTGA